The DNA window CGGCAAGCGAAAGGAAATCCGCGAAGAGCGGTACCGGTGCCCAGACGGCCATCGAGTGTCTCTCATACCCCGCAAAGACGGCAGCATGGGGTGGAAATAGCCGCCTCTGGCGGTAATACTGCCTAAAATAACGGCCGGGGACTTCGCGAGGTCCCCGGCCATTTTCTTTCTTGCCATGAGCTTCACGGTCTGCGAATTTGACAACTGTCACCAATGTCGTCGTCTCGTCTTCCGGTAGACCTGTCATCATTTGCGACGTGTCTCCTCCCCGCGGAGGAAGTTCTGGATCGCCCACTGAGGTCGCCGACATAGACGCCGACTTCCTGTCGGTAGCCTACAATCCCGGGCAGTCCGTACGGGTTAGCTCTGTATTCATCGCCTCCTATCTTCAGGAAGGACTCGGGAAACCAGCGGTCTTTACCCTGGCGACCCGTGATATGAACCGCATAGCGGTACAGAGCCTGTTGCTGGGCGCCCACTGGCAGGGACTGAGGAATGTCGTCGTCGTAAGAGGCGATCCCATCCAAAGCCGCGACACTGGACGTGTCACGACAGTCAGCGACTATACGACCACTTCCCTGCTGACCGACATAGTCGGAATGAACAGAGCCCTCGACTTCAGGGGACTTGCCCTGGCAGCTCCCACCCGATTCTGCGCGGGGGCGACAGTGGACTTGTCTAAGGGAGCAGACCGGGAAATTTCACTTGCGGTTCGCAAAGTCAACGCCGGTGCCGAATATCTACTCGCTCAGTCCCACTTCGGAGTCCACGACCTCGTAAACCTGCGACGTCGCATGTCACAGGGCCCCAATGTCCAAATCCCGGTATTCGCGGGGGTCCAGATACTGAGTCACGACGGAATTGACTTCGGGAATGTTCCCGACGACATTCGCAACGAGCTCGACTCTGGCAGGTCCGGGTTGGACATCGCCAGGCAACTGGTGTTCGACCTCTGGTCTGAAGGGATCTC is part of the Dehalococcoidia bacterium genome and encodes:
- a CDS encoding methylenetetrahydrofolate reductase, with the translated sequence MTTVTNVVVSSSGRPVIICDVSPPRGGSSGSPTEVADIDADFLSVAYNPGQSVRVSSVFIASYLQEGLGKPAVFTLATRDMNRIAVQSLLLGAHWQGLRNVVVVRGDPIQSRDTGRVTTVSDYTTTSLLTDIVGMNRALDFRGLALAAPTRFCAGATVDLSKGADREISLAVRKVNAGAEYLLAQSHFGVHDLVNLRRRMSQGPNVQIPVFAGVQILSHDGIDFGNVPDDIRNELDSGRSGLDIARQLVFDLWSEGISTFYVLPTILQRGLRDYKAASELIEYIRTLPSSPFNASR